AGGGAAATAATCTGTTCATTGATCTGATGCAAAAAGTAGTTAAGGAACTAAATGTGACTAAATGCTGGGTTGGTGGGGATCCCAAATGACCGAGCAATGGCcatggaggggagaaggggttGGACCTGATCAGTTGATATTATGGAACACGACACAAAGATTTAATGAAATTCAGCCTGAGGGGTAAATATTGACTCATGAAGTAGTAGGCATAATTTGTATTTCTAGGAAAGGAAACAATTATACTACGTATGTAGGACACACCCCCTGCAAGATGATATATACCACCAACTCCACTTTTACAACCTGGTGGCCAAAACCACCAACAGGTTATTGCTCCATCAATTGTACCAATGGAACTGTTTGCTGGAAAAGTGTAACACAGGCTAATCCTTTAGAGGAGGCAAAAGATCTTAAGGGATATTGGGAAAATCAGGGGCAGAAGGCTGAAAATTGGAAAGTTTCAAATGGATTTGGATATGTGGTAAAAGGGCATATGATGAATTATCAAAGAGACAGAGAGGTACCTGTACAATTGCAATTATACAACCTGTATTCTTTTTGCTACCAAAGAGCAAAGGTGAATATTTGGGACAATCTCTTTAGGAAACTCTgcgcagaagaaaacaaactgaaataggAGGAAAACAGACCTGGAAAAATTAAGAATGGACTTCCCAATGGATCACAGATTACTGTGATCCTGCCTCCTGGGCTCAGGACACTAGCTGGGGTTATAGAACCCCTATTTATATGCTTAACCAAATTATTAGATTACAGGCCAGTgtagaaattacttttaatcAAACATCAGAGGCATTGAAGCTTGTAGCTAGACAACTAAGCCAGACCAGAGCAGCAGTATATCAGAATAGGCTAGCCCCAGATTATTTATGAGCTGAAGAAGGGGGCTTTGTGGAAAATTTAGTATATCTGAGTGCTATTTAGAGATTGATGATAATGGAGAAGCTATTACAAATCTGGCAGACAAAATTAAACAAGTTGCACATGTTCCAGTGCAAAAATGGAATTCCATATTAACTGACAATTGGAGGAATAATTTCTTTGAAGGAGCCTGGTGGAAAAAGTTGGGGTTCATGTTGCTTTCTTCTGCATTAGGCCGATTGTTTATACCATGTATGATTCCATGCTTTATTAGTCTAATGCATTCAGTGATCCAGGGAATGCAGATTTCAGGAATGCTCATAAACCCTAAAATCACaaccacaggagaaaaaactcaCTCCCTTATGATAGTCAAGGCCAAAGCAGAACCAAAAAACACTGCAACCCAAAAAGTATCAGCTCAATTTGATGCAAAGACATGAATCAATAACATAAAGGGGAGGGATtatgaaaaatgcttttgtgaTTCGTGTCAGTTGGCAATGGAATCATCAAATGCTTCTATCTGCTGTGTCCAAAATAGACACAAGGAAAGGTTCTGAAATTTTCTGACCCAATAAACAAATAAAGCATCAAAATCAATGAAGTATAGAAGAGTAAAAGAGATGAGGTAGCAAGACGACTGATGCTTAGAATAAAAGAGAGGATGTTGTGGTAAAGCTAACAAAGCAACTAAATGCTTAGGTATAATAAAAAGCTTGATGCACTTGACAAAATCATGTAGCAGACACCAGTGTAAAGCCTCCCTCCAGATGACCACAAGAAGGACAGGAAGCCAAGGACCACCTGGAAAGATTATGAAATTGCTGCTCCCAGCTTATTGATATTTGCTGATTTGGACTAACCAAACACATTGGAAAATGTTTTGTAGGCTTAAAAACAGTATATATACTTTACCGAACTTGTAAGTGGTGTGTGCCGTGAGTGGAGCGGTGACTCCCAGAGCACCTAGCGCTGATGGCTtgcttgctttaaaataaaagacataaaaaataaaatccggATTGACTATTGAAATTTTATATCAATTCGAGCGCGgctcccaggtgtcccagggtccccttctccagcatccccccaccccaggcactCAGCGCTTCCCCTGCTCCCCGACAATACTTTCAGCCTCGGGGCCCGGGCCCCACTCATCTCCCGGCTCCACCGCCCCCCCAGCCTGCcggagctcccccagctctgctatcGCCCCTCTCCCCACGCCGGGGCTCCCGCCTTTCATCCCCGCCTCTCCCGGGGATCCCCAAACCCGTGGCCCGCCCGCCGGCACCGGCCGAGTGCCACGTGGGCCCCGCAAAATCCCCCCGGGCCATTCACGGCTCAGCTCTGCACTCCGGCCACATCCAAAAATGTCCCCTCGtcataggaagaaaaaataccGCTCCCAGCAAAACCGAAATATATTTGGGACGCGACTCCGGATTCCGCGAGACCCAAACCCCTCCAAACTCCCTCCTTTAGTCCCCCAAAAATCCGTCCCGGAGCTGCCGCGATCGGCTCGGGGCGAGCTTCCCCTCCGCGCTCACCCGCGGCACGCAGGGCAATGCGATGCTGCCGGGGCCAGCCGAGCTGCGGGCTCAGCGGGctcgccgtggagccccgcaatgctcctgccactgctgctcctcctcggGCCGCTCCTCTTCGTGCACCTCGCTCgccttcctgctcctccccttcccctctccctgcccttcctcccgctcctcctccgCTCCCGCCCCGGACCTGCCTTCCGCACCCGCTCTGCCCCACGGCCGCGGCAGCACCggctctggggcagggggagaaacccccagcagcccccagccatgggcagggggcTCGGGGCCCCCAGTGCAGATCCGTCCGTGCCGTCCCCTTCCCCCCGAGCCAAAATTCCGCTCCCGGGGCTCGCTGGATGCGAGCGGGTGGCGCAGGTGGGGTGGAAGTGGGGAGCGCTGGGCGCTGCGGCTCTGCCCGGGAACTGCGGAGCCACCGCTGAGGAATGGTAgagatacatattataatattggcttttcacCAATATTAAAAATGGATTCCATATGTCTGGTATTAAAGTATCTTCGttatatagtttttatttcttttatctaAAACTTAGAAATAGCTGATATAAGTATGCTTATggtaaaatgcctgcttggatgggATAAAACCCAATGAACACAGGATGAGCACACCTGCTACGGATATGCCAACCATCAGCACTCACCGTCTGAAGACAGTGTGGACCAAGGTGCAATAGTGAAGGTTGTGATAAAAATGGACTAAAATCACACCCAAGGAATCtacatgctctaaaaaggcggACCCgaggaggagccatgctaaaCAGTTCTTGGAATATGTAAACTAGATTTCAGAGAAATTTACTAAACATAATTGTTTATGAATATGGAACAAGCTGATGCATTGGAAATGGTATCTAAAGGGTGTTTCCAAAATAGCAGGGGTGCTCTGGGCTGAGTGCCAAGATGCTTCTGGCCATAACATCTTTGCTCTGTGGTCTTTCTCCCCTATcttcctttattaaacttttaaagttTCACAGGAGAGTGGATGTGTTTTTCCCAGGAAATTGGTCAGTGCATCCTCTGGCTGGAATTGGGAAAGGCGCTGTGCTCTGCGGGTCTCCCCGGCAGCTGCCGACTCCGAGCCAGAGGTCTTTCCTAGTTCTTTATCTCCCTGAGACAGCAGGGTTGTCCTGCCgccgggggctgtgctgggctgggagatggagcaggagagagggagaaaggggcagtgacttcctcctcacctgcttcAGTGTCCTGAGGGATCTTTCgcttcctcgcagccttctcTAGTCAAAAAATtgttgggaatgggaaatcctgatttgagagaaaaacaagatgtGAGTGTATTGCCTTTGAAGGTCCTGCTAaccaagtccatctctagaagtcaccgGGTGTCTGGTGGCTAGAAATACCTCCAAAAATCAAGGAGGAGTCAAAAATCTCTCCCAGGGGTTCCCTATTTCCAGGGTCCTTACTTTGGGGTTATGGGGGTCCctcttctcagagctgctgaggggCCCGTGGGTCCTGGGCATTCCCCCTCTCCCGGGTCCTACTCAGGCATGCTGAggggcttttggggctcccagAGCTCATCCTCCCCTCATTCAAACGCGgctcccaggtgtcccagggtccccttctccagcatccccccaccccaggcactCAGCGCTTCCCCCGCTCCCCGACAATACTTTCAGGCTCGGGGCCCGGGCCCCACTCATCTCCCGGCTCCACCACCCCTCCAGCCTGCcggagctcccccagctctgctatcGCCCCTCTCCCCACGCCGGGGCTCCCGCCTTTCATCCCCGCCTCTCCCGGGGATCCCCAAACCCGTGTCCCACCCGCCGGCACCGGCCGATCGCCAGCTTCAGCAACACCCCCCATGGCCCTTGCTGGGCAGGTAgcaacaccccaaaatcagctgCACTGTGCCCAGGGGTGACCAGTCCCTGGAGAGCCACTCCCCCAGACAgaaggagctggggacaggacCGGGAATGGGGTCATGAGAATGGGAATGTAGGATAGGGAATGGGAACGGGTCCAGGACTGGCAATGAGATAGGGAATGGGGCAATGAGAACGGGAATGTGGCATAGGGAATGTAGGaatgtcctggtttagggcaaatttgggaggaaacctccaaaaggggcccccccagaaagcCAACCCACATGGCCCCTCCCCACAACCGGTTTGGAAAAGAATTTCCTCAGAGAGAGGTGGGAAAAACCTGTTTCTTGAACAGGCAAAGCATTCCCCAgcacaaaaaatgaacaataccagatgacaaagCTCATTCGTCACTCTGAAGAGATGACTGCAAGAGATCGTCCAAGGTTTCCCTCATCTGCCTCACAACTGTCACAAGAGCAGAGACCAAGACCCTGAAGACCCTGACTGGAGTTCTGGCCTGGTTGAGGTGGATGCTCACAAGTGATTGTTTGCAGGAGTGCTTACAGCCATGGTACACTGCTTTGAGCAGGGCCTGCCAAGGAGCAACTTGCCCTATATGCTCACACCTGCTTCATGACAATAGCCCATGAATTTCCCCACCCCTTGGCCAAATGAACTTTCTGGGGTAACTTTGGTAACTTTAGTAACTTTGGTGGTCCCCCACGGAAAATCCCTCATGTGAAAATGGAAGCGTGTTGTGGAGCAAGGCCAGCTGAGataccctgagaggagcccagtgctccttgctcccctctgctgacacgtgagcgtttgtctggttttgggatGACCCAGGCTGTGTCAGGGGGTGCTACGTggacacgagacagccggtcctgtctTGCTGTGTCCCAGAAGTGCCTCACAGCaatcctgcatccatgtcagGATCCTGGCCAAGAGAggtcctggaagctgaggcagctgattcTAAGCTTGTGCAGGTGCCTACAGGTCAAAGCCAacggtgttccctcaggatacagcagtcctgagGGGTCTCCCTCACTCAAAGAAATCAGCAGAGAAATGCATTGTCTGCCAAAAAGCCCTTTTTATTGACCTGGCGGGAGGGCAGGAGTCTGCCCCCACTGAAATGCTTCTCCACCAGGGATAAATTTCAGTAGGTTGGTGTAGGAAttgtatcaaaaataccatccatctttacacTGCTGAGGTGATTCaataggcagggggttagaaatacactGTGTCACATTCCTATCCTCAAAGCTAATGTCCAGGTGCTGGCCAGGAGTGGTCTcgatgccctaaagcagcacaaaatctTCCTCATGgcatccctgcacagggctgatTCTGTACTTGCCCTTAGTTCTTCTGGCAGACTATGTCTAAAACTTTTTGTCAAGTCACTCTCCTGTCAATGAGGtccccaggtttttcttattctAACTGGTGCAAGTACTCAGGTCTGTCTGTGCTAAGCGCTTGTTCACTAATGTGAATGGCTTGTGCTTACTTAGGTCAAACCAAGGCCTTGTTTCACTGCCAaaggtgcctgaggctccttgTGGCACCAGTTGCTTTCTTGTGCAATGCTCTAGCTCCCCCGAGAGtaaagagggagctggagaaagagctggccaggctgctctggatcctTGACCAGCAGTCCTGGTTAAGTGGAGAAGTCCGAGCTGAGCAAAGGTGCCAAtggaacagccgtgcacaggaaggctcggtgggaagggtgatccaggaaccacaggcctggcagcctgagctgccaccagggaaggccttggagcagaccCTCCCGAGGGCCATCCCAcggcacgtgcagggaaccagggcgtctgctggagggtgggaaagctctgcagagggacagggacagctcgggGTCCTGGCGAGGTGCTGAGGGCTTCTGTGTGGGAGGCTGGGGGGGTTAGTGTTGGGGGGGTGTTGGAGAAGGCATTGTCTGGAAGGTGAGAGGTCTAGGCTGGAATCTGAGCCAGGttgaaggcagcatctgtggtttggcacagctttggttccggagggcagaaagaatatctgtgacttttcctgttcatggtcctgattctcctgcagggaacaaGAGGGCAGAGCTGTACTTTACTGGCCACTTAGATATCTGTACCAGGGGGAGGATTAGCCCTTTTGCCATCTACTTTTTTGGTTGGGCTGTTTTTGTAACACTGAGTGAACTTTCATTTCTTGAGAGTTTTTATTCCTTAGGAGAATGAGGATATAATCATCCCTTCATAAAAAACCATTTGCAAACCAAAGAATGGCCCTTTTTTTGCCTCTGTGGAGTGTTATGTTCTGTAAAGTGACTCCCAGTGGATGACGTTAAAACAAGTGCGTCACTGCTTTGAGATGGGAAGAAAAATTCCAACTCTTCACCTTCTCAAGCCATCCCAATTGATTTGGGATGTTTGCAACTTTTTGGAACTACTTGAATTGAGCAATGGGAAATGAAGCTTTCCTGAACTGAGGATTCTTAAATGCCACATTCTTCTGTGCCTTTGCTGTTaaggtgttttcctgcagaaagaaatgacttcaatgagaaaataatttcagcacgGAGTAAGAGCTTCTGACAGAGACCAAGTGTTGCCAGCagttgctccaggtgctcctgccagcagcccctgcaggaaggagcacagTCCCCaatgcacgtgggctttggctccctgtggcacagaagccccctggggcacaggtctctggggcaggagacgggcaccagcgctgccagggctgaggggtGGCAGGTCTGcttgggcagggactctgccacacctgctgatgtcagcgctgcccgggccccagggctcagggcagcattcgtgccctggcccacatgTTCCTTGTCCATGTCACACCCGCAGGTTTAGGATGGCCACCAGCCAGGATGTGTCCctaggaggccgtgccagcttctgtggaaggccccgtgcccttccCAAGGGGGGCTTtgtcggcagccctgggggctccttctgctgccctgagcctgcagagcagggcagcattTGCTGGTGGTTTGAGCCGTTCCTAAAGACCCTGTCAGGCTGTCTCAGACACCCGGGGCCAGAGATTCCTCCTAAGctgggccactttgggtgggctgggggtggctccagggcagggggcaGTGTGTGCAGGGGCCCTTTGTGACATGGCGTACCATGGTCACCACGCCATGGAACGGGTGTCCTAGAGCCCTTTGTGACatgtggtgacataggagctggtggtgacaagaacactccagAGTGCTCGGAGCTCGCAACGGGACAGGACGAGACggagcagtgctgtgaggagccccacACAGCACACTCGTTCGTGTCTGACCCGGAGCCTTTCCGAAGTGttattcctgcagctgacctcgaggccagaccACAGGACTTGCTGACCCGTGGCCTTCCCGAGGCTTCtctcctgcaggtgccctcgagGGCCGACCGTGGGCCTTGGTGCCCcagaggcatctcccatccctgccgcCAGTGCCCTCGAGGCCAGACCACCATCCTTGACAGGACTCTCCTGcccttgtggcaggagccctccaGAGCAGAGTGCAGGACGTGCTGTCCTGTAGCCCTCCTGAGGCTTCGCTCTTGAAGGTGCCTTCCAGGCAcgactgcaggacttgctgacTCGGAGCTTTTCCGAGGCACCTCTCCTGCAAGCAGCCACAAATCCAGTcagagacatggagcagagacccccgagATTGCCCAAGCTGGCCTGGgtgcaggaagaggaagaaggccctggagctgccccagcacagcagaaggaaGAGGTGGTGACGTTCAAGCCACTGCAgaagggtgagtggcagagctgggctacagggctggtgcctgcagccagcttggtgTCATAGCATCCCACTGCATCCCACTGCaactcatcccatcccatggcatgCCATCCTGttgcatcccatcccatggcatcccatcccatcccatcccatcccatcccatcccatcccatcccatcccatcccatcccatcccatcccatcccatcccatcccatccatctcCTGGGCCATGCCTatggacaggacggaagaggggccaggcagacaccccacagcagtcgtgctccatcccctggggcatcccggggctgtccctgcctgggcagtgcagggctgggctgtgttctccggcctctcccgcagcccctcagctctggctgcgctcgctctttgccagatgcagccgtggagcgcacacaagagcagcaatccagccgtggcctcttccacagaacagcacaggtacctgcagccatccccacctgggctgggcctgctgtcaccaTACTTGGAGCATTCCGTGGAACATCCCTGgtttcttgcccttctcctacagctggTTTGCAAATTAATCAAGAGAATTCGGGAGGAAGAGACCAGCACCGTGGGCACTGGGCTCAGAGCATACTCACACATCTTCAAAaccaagaccagtgctgccctgctggataTGCTGGTAGAGGAGGGCTTTTGcaatccaaagcaagtaagcagcccATGGCCAGGGTTTGATCCTCCCAGGAATTGCTCAGCCTCCCAAGCAACACCCGCTGGTCACTGGAagcctttgaggccatggcagtgtggtgggaagggaagcacttctctggggaagctggggacattcctccctctggcagctgtcCAAGTGTCCccgtgccttctccaggtgcccgccGTGGTcaggtacatccaccagtggctcaCGGCCAATCAGtttgctgagcacaggctgaacAGGACCCTGCTGGATCTCACCGAAGCACAGCCCGCTGACGTACTGGtgacgctcctgcgtgtggccccaTCCTGTGACAGGTATGGGGCCCGCCTGCCCAGAgcgctcagggctccccagcccatcagcctgtacagcctgtcccagctgtctgAGCAACAGAgagctccagggccctctggctgctccctttgccagccctggcacgtcagtccccgagcctgctgccatgctccctcacggcccctcaggggcctgtccccacagggctgggctgctgggagctgctggccagtggcagtgggcagaggcagagctggcagccagctcaggtccccgctgctgcccaggccacagtgctgtgtcccagacccccctgagacagagctctaaccccacagagctgctctgaccaTGTGGAAGAGCATCATGTGCTCGCCCAGGACTGCGGAGCCTGCGCTGCTGatactcctggatgtgctggggagctggcccGAGCACAGCatgtgcacctccgatggggacaaaacgggtgtcttggtcctggctgtgagtttctgcaactggcctttgctggccccaaagccgcctctccagcagctctccatcctccctcccccactgcatctccctgcctcaggcgctGGGATGAAACCTGGCCTCGGGGCAGCTTCAGGGGCACCAggtcctgctccccctgcaccTCTTTgggcctctccctcccctgttcaggccctgccacacagacacctcggcactgagcgctgtctCAGGGggctttgtcctttgcaggccactgtggtgatgtggaagatcctccaggtgccctgtgTCCCACACATGGTGACGGTGTATTTCCCCCGCCTCTTTGTgcatctgctcttccaagtgttcttcaccactctggatatgccagaggaggtggataccttctggaagggatgccaaGAGCAATATGACCTTGCCGccagccccaacaggtgctccatcccattcctcctgtccctgccacgtccctgggcaggagccagtgctcccagcgtgaccggggctttgctctgcacgcaggtttgcagtgcggaccctgaagtccctgctctgccgaaTGCAGCACGAGGacgtggtggtggcaatggaagcACCAGcgtgtggctgggacacgctgctgtgtgctgacacccaccactatgccgtggctctgctggccaggtgagacccccttctccccgctGCCTCTGAcatttgtgctctgtgcccagggtgccccacacagtccccatGGTCgcgggccagagggccttgtcaCCGAGGGACagccaagcagactggaaaaggctgggagaggagggtgcccacAAGGAGCCACCTCCCCAATAGCCCAGGGTCCCTTGCAGgatgctggggaaagaccagacctctgtgagtcagtcctggcaCAGGTTTGTCCCCATGGCCACAGTCTTGGTGACTTtctctcctgccagggagatgtc
This sequence is a window from Passer domesticus isolate bPasDom1 chromosome 29, bPasDom1.hap1, whole genome shotgun sequence. Protein-coding genes within it:
- the LOC135287266 gene encoding maestro heat-like repeat-containing protein family member 9; this encodes MEQRPPRLPKLAWVQEEEEGPGAAPAQQKEEVVTFKPLQKDAAVERTQEQQSSRGLFHRTAQLVCKLIKRIREEETSTVGTGLRAYSHIFKTKTSAALLDMLVEEGFCNPKQVPAVVRYIHQWLTANQFAEHRLNRTLLDLTEAQPADVLVTLLRVAPSCDRAALTMWKSIMCSPRTAEPALLILLDVLGSWPEHSMCTSDGDKTGVLVLAATVVMWKILQVPCVPHMVTVYFPRLFVHLLFQVFFTTLDMPEEVDTFWKGCQEQYDLAASPNRFAVRTLKSLLCRMQHEDVVVAMEAPACGWDTLLCADTHHYAVALLAREMSCVSISLCSRIARYLLRLLSTQEPRWELPALAFLAEVSLMASAASQLSALS